A segment of the Labrus bergylta chromosome 11, fLabBer1.1, whole genome shotgun sequence genome:
ttatttacttaatCATGGCCCAAAAATTGCTTTCCATGACACATTCCATCGATCCcttaaaaataatcaaaacttTCATCAAATGTACGACATGATGATTGTCATCATTCAAATCATCATTTGAGTCCAGAACAACATGTCATGTTTTGGGATTTGGGTTcaggaaaggaaaaaggaaaataggAGCTCTCGGCAGCACTTACTTGGAGAGAGAAACTCCTCCAGCTTTCCCAATGAGCTCCTCATGATGGAGGACGGCATCATTCCAAGGAATGTCCAGGAATTTCAGCAGTGTCCTCATCCACTTCTCAGGATGGAGGACCAACTGTTCGTAGTGCATAGGCAGACATTTGTCCGCTGCATCCAGGCACTGAGTGTACATGGTCTCTATGGCCCGGTTCCACTTGGTCAGGCAGTCCCTGTAGCTGCCCAGGTCGAAGCCTGCAATAGTCACCTTCCTTGAGATCATGGAGTGGACAGAGGCTCGCCCGTCACGGATCATGAGCACAAACTTGGCACGGGGAAATATCTTGGCCAGGTAGGCAAGCGACTTCAGTGCAAATGGGTCTTTGTTGCAGAGGAAGTTGGCGGGCTCTCCGTGTTTGACAATTATTTCCAGCAGGAAGGCCTGCATGGCGGCGTCCAGCACCTCGTCGGTCACTCCAGCCTCATCCAGACGCATCTTCTCTCGACCTGACCGACTCCACATCTGCTTCATGGCGAGAATCCGTGGGATGACGCGCGTTTCCTCTCCACAGCGCACCTCAGGGTGAGCGTCCAGCATGGCTCGCATTAGCGTGGTCCCGCTGCGGGGAACTCCTCCGATGAAGACGAGCGGCATGTCTTTGTTGTAAACAAACGGCGAGCTGAGATTTTGACCCATCCGTAAGGTGGTCCGCATGCTGCCCCCCAGCGCAGACAGCGGCAGGATCCCGCCCAGCTGGCTGCGCTCCTCGATGCGATGGTGGCACTCCATAGCATGGCGGCCCAGGTAGAAGACCGTGACCGAGCTGATGACCAAGCAGGCCACCAGCAGGTTCTGTTTTAGCTTGCCAATCATGTTGC
Coding sequences within it:
- the tpst1 gene encoding protein-tyrosine sulfotransferase 1 isoform X2 encodes the protein MIGKLKQNLLVACLVISSVTVFYLGRHAMECHHRIEERSQLGGILPLSALGGSMRTTLRMGQNLSSPFVYNKDMPLVFIGGVPRSGTTLMRAMLDAHPEVRCGEETRVIPRILAMKQMWSRSGREKMRLDEAGVTDEVLDAAMQAFLLEIIVKHGEPANFLCNKDPFALKSLAYLAKIFPRAKFVLMIRDGRASVHSMISRKVTIAGFDLGSYRDCLTKWNRAIETMYTQCLDAADKCLPMHYEQLVLHPEKWMRTLLKFLDIPWNDAVLHHEELIGKAGGVSLSKVERSTDQVIKPVNVEALSKWVGKIPADVVRDMAVVAPMLSRLGYDPHANPPNYGRPDPKVLDNTRRIQKSAEGPNPS
- the tpst1 gene encoding protein-tyrosine sulfotransferase 1 isoform X1, which codes for MIGKLKQNLLVACLVISSVTVFYLGRHAMECHHRIEERSQLGGILPLSALGGSMRTTLRMGQNLSSPFVYNKDMPLVFIGGVPRSGTTLMRAMLDAHPEVRCGEETRVIPRILAMKQMWSRSGREKMRLDEAGVTDEVLDAAMQAFLLEIIVKHGEPANFLCNKDPFALKSLAYLAKIFPRAKFVLMIRDGRASVHSMISRKVTIAGFDLGSYRDCLTKWNRAIETMYTQCLDAADKCLPMHYEQLVLHPEKWMRTLLKFLDIPWNDAVLHHEELIGKAGGVSLSKVERSTDQVIKPVNVEALSKWVGKIPADVVRDMAVVAPMLSRLGYDPHANPPNYGRPDPKVLDNTRRVFKGEFQLPDFLKEQSQIQKSAEGPNPS